A genomic stretch from Megachile rotundata isolate GNS110a chromosome 1, iyMegRotu1, whole genome shotgun sequence includes:
- the spir gene encoding spire type actin nucleation factor isoform X1 produces the protein MTTHKENSASYEESLEISNDEKETIKNENEKEQSMERPKCRLDANGRLNLEDILLSFNGPVSQEQAWALCYQTAKSLSRLPDNNFYELSQLSQIVLHKDGDVWLDNLIESKQPHVSEQKAVFSLGMMIFKTLDFGLDEQEERPLSPDLEALITLMTRADEECEETEERPQETDDEGIERDSSDADVDEYLVQKTNDTYEERHLMYSLKNVMHLCTRHMQTSVESAEAHYKAVIRAFVAEALELSQFLDTVAADKLQASQREAASNGSNKQNSMSVQNLDTLDFIDWTDIRIWRAIQARFWVQVIQELRKGVKLKKVEANLGSSKNTTRGRGKGAEFELTPYEILMDDIRERRYRLRKTPSPTPHLRKDAHAVILEFIRSRPPLKKASERQLPPLQKEWTLWELLMESIKKPPNLRSSRNRYVPKNERTSPQSEYIQRNENESSTSSRPRREQENLENSSNKKKVIHVDFDLKLDAEDEDDDEDYNDELAVTKFEEEDETSHYWQLKEGYSFVDRDSARNRHKDHRDDDEAGSANPWRKTGGLRLTRNEYHRFCDAQLESYDLATQCPSRRASARKHAAKRSIALTALTGTTSLPHSRPQSRQHIGVTESTVSQGPSPNISLNPSPSLSPQPRARQPRRSHTIAEGTKDSEDQNEDWQDDKGQKPTLGDMFLDERLSLTLEEIVHIRSVLTKAELESLPVEGRVKEDVEKRRVCFLCLKTRFGLLGPWGQRCRLCERTVCVKCYSKMRIPTEHFAHVPVVLLSPGLLLSPSSSEPDTSKSSWLRGSGAAGSAPASPASRRKDSSLKSVTPSSTPTTTPVLILTPTSTPPSHARREMENQEKSFIFKKLYRSYKGSGSPANVSSPKAFPTFANQSSEQRLAAERLRGVSMVVCHDCRIMVIQIIKSSRTTRATIRNNVISRLTLNLSPAYV, from the exons ATGACTACGCATAAGGAAAATTCTGCATCGTACGAAGAAAGTCTCGAAATATCTAACGATGAGAAGGAAACGATCAAGAATGAAAACGAAAAAGAACAATCGATGGAAAGACCGAAATGCAGACTCGACGCAAACGGCCGATTAAATCTGGAAGATATTTTATTGTCATTCAATGGACCAGTTAGTCAGGAACAAGCATGGGCATTGTGTTATCAAACGGCCAAGAGTTTGTCACGTTTACCAgacaacaatttttatgaacttTCACAGTTATCACAAATTGTCCTTCACAAGGATGGCGATGTTTGGCTTGACAATCTAATCG AATCAAAACAACCCCATGTTTCTGAGCAAAAG GCAGTGTTCTCATTGGGTATGATGATCTTCAAAACGCTTGATTTCGGCCTAGATGAACAAGAAGAAAGGCCATTGTCGCCAGATTTAGAAGCTCTTATCACATTAATGACTAGGGCAGATGAAG AATGTGAAGAAACGGAAGAACGTCCGCAGGAAACGGACGATGAAGGCATTGAGCGGGACTCTAGCGATGCTGATGTAGATGAATATTTAGTACAAAAAACGAATGATACATATGAAGAAAGGCATTTAATGtattcattaaaaaatgtaatgcaC TTATGCACCAGGCATATGCAAACGTCGGTTGAATCAGCTGAAGCTCATTACAAGGCTGTAATACGGGCATTTGTTGCCGAAGCTTTGGAACTGTCACAGTTTTTGGATACAGTGGCAGCTGATAAATTGCAAGCTAGTCAAAGGGAAGCTGCTAGTAATGGCAGCAATAAACAAAACTCAATGTCTGTTCAGAACCTTGATACATTAGATTTCATTGATTGG ACTGACATTAGGATTTGGAGGGCTATACAA GCTCGATTTTGGGTACAAGTTATTCAAGAGTTGAGAAAAGGAGTAAAACTGAAAAAGGTAGAAGCTAATTTGGGTTCATCAAAAAATACTACTCGTGGACGTGGGAAAGGTGCAGAATTTGAATTAACGCCTTACGAAATCTTGATGGATGACATCCGAGAGAGAAGATATCGTTTAAGGAAAACACCGTCACCAACGCCTCATTTGCGAAAGGACGCACATGCTGTTATCCTTGAATTTATTCGAAGTAGACCTCCATTAAAAAAG GCTTCGGAGAGACAATTACCACCACTTCAGAAGGAGTGGACTTTATGGGAATTACTCATGGAAAGCATTAAAAAACCACCTAATTTAAGATCATCGCGCAATAGATACGTTCCTAAGAATGAAAGAACGTCCCCCCAAAGTG AGTACATCCAGAGAAATGAAAATGAATCATCCACATCTTCAAGACCGCGAAGGGAGCAAGAAAATCTCGAAAATTCTTCAAACAAAAAGAAAGTTATTCACGTGGATTTTGATTTAAAG CTTGATGCCGAAGATGAGGATGACGACGAAGACTACAACGATGAACTTGCAGTAACAAAATTCGAAGAAGAAGATGAAACATCACACTATTGGCAACTTAAAGAAGGTTATTCGTTTGTAGATAGGGATAGTGCTCGTAATAGGCATAAAGATCATAGGGACGATGACGAAGCAGGCTCTGCAAATCCTTGGCGGAAAACGGGTGGGCTGCGTCTTACGAGAAACGAGTATCACCGATTTTGTGATGCTCAACTTGAAT CTTATGATCTCGCAACACAATGCCCATCTAGAAGAGCATCAGCTCGAAAACATGCAGCTAAGCGTAGTATAGCTCTTACAGCGCTAACTGGAACTACTTCTCTTCCTCATTCAAGACCTCAGAGTCGCCAGCACATAGGCGTGACTGAGTCGACAGTGAGTCAAGGCCCGAGTCCTAATATTAGTCTGAATCCTAGTCCTAGTTTGAGTCCTCAGCCAAGAGCAAGGCAACCACGTCGGTCGCATACCATTGCTGAAGGTACAAAAGATTCCGAAGATCAAAACGAAGACTGGCAAGATGACAAAGGACAG AAGCCTACATTAGGTGATATGTTCCTGGACGAAAGACTTTCTCTAACTCTTGAAGAGATTGTGCATATACGTAGTGTTCTTACCAAAGCCGAATTGGAATCTCTACCCGTAGAAGGGCGCGTGAAAGAAGATGTAGAAAAGAGACGGGTCTGTTTTCTTTGTTTGAAAACTAGATTTGGATTGTTAGGACCTTGGGGACAACGTTGTCGTTTGTGCGAAAGGACTGTATGTGTAAAATGTTACTCCAAA ATGCGAATTCCAACAGAGCATTTTGCCCACGTTCCAGTAGTTTTATTGTCGCCTGGTCTTCTTCTTTCCCCATCATCCTCAGAACCTGATACCAGCAAAAGTTCTTGGCTTAGAGGCAGCGGTGCAGCTGGATCTGCACCGGCATCACCAGCCTCTAGGCGTAAAGATTCGTCGTTGAAAAGTGTCACGCCATCATCAACGCCAACTACGACACCCGTTTTGATACTAACACCGACTTCTACACCGCCTTCTCACGCGCGCCGTGAAATGGAGAATCAAGAAAAAAG ttttatatttaaaaaattatatagaagCTACAAAGGCAGCGGTAGTCCAGCAAACGTTTCATCACCGAAAGCATTTCCGACTTTTGCTAATCAAAGCTCGGAACAACGACTTGCCGCAGAACGATTGCGGGGTGTTTCTATGGTTGTCTGTCACGATTGTCGCATAATGGTTATACAAATAATTAAGAGTTCAAGAACCACACGGGCTACGATACGCAACAATGTTATATCACGACTTACTTTGAACCTCTCGCCAGCCTAcgtttaa
- the spir gene encoding spire type actin nucleation factor isoform X4 produces the protein MTTHKENSASYEESLEISNDEKETIKNENEKEQSMERPKCRLDANGRLNLEDILLSFNGPVSQEQAWALCYQTAKSLSRLPDNNFYELSQLSQIVLHKDGDVWLDNLIESKQPHVSEQKAVFSLGMMIFKTLDFGLDEQEERPLSPDLEALITLMTRADEECEETEERPQETDDEGIERDSSDADVDEYLVQKTNDTYEERHLMYSLKNVMHLCTRHMQTSVESAEAHYKAVIRAFVAEALELSQFLDTVAADKLQASQREAASNGSNKQNSMSVQNLDTLDFIDWTDIRIWRAIQARFWVQVIQELRKGVKLKKVEANLGSSKNTTRGRGKGAEFELTPYEILMDDIRERRYRLRKTPSPTPHLRKDAHAVILEFIRSRPPLKKASERQLPPLQKEWTLWELLMESIKKPPNLRSSRNRYVPKNERTSPQSGGESRMIVLGEVPPSQPEQEQESAQDVAAQWLQTEDQTNTTTTTAGTTTTTTMGTTTTNVPPTASRTRTNVPPVPQPRQRINKPDIRVPGNRNRKSRRRRITVAEYIQRNENESSTSSRPRREQENLENSSNKKKVIHVDFDLKLDAEDEDDDEDYNDELAVTKFEEEDETSHYWQLKEGYSFVDRDSARNRHKDHRDDDEAGSANPWRKTGGLRLTRNEYHRFCDAQLESYDLATQCPSRRASARKHAAKRSIALTALTGTTSLPHSRPQSRQHIGVTESTVSQGPSPNISLNPSPSLSPQPRARQPRRSHTIAEGTKDSEDQNEDWQDDKGQKPTLGDMFLDERLSLTLEEIVHIRSVLTKAELESLPVEGRVKEDVEKRRVCFLCLKTRFGLLGPWGQRCRLCERTVCVKCYSKMRIPTEHFAHVPVVLLSPGLLLSPSSSEPDTSKSSWLRGSGAAGSAPASPASRRKDSSLKSVTPSSTPTTTPVLILTPTSTPPSHARREMENQEKRSYKGSGSPANVSSPKAFPTFANQSSEQRLAAERLRGVSMVVCHDCRIMVIQIIKSSRTTRATIRNNVISRLTLNLSPAYV, from the exons ATGACTACGCATAAGGAAAATTCTGCATCGTACGAAGAAAGTCTCGAAATATCTAACGATGAGAAGGAAACGATCAAGAATGAAAACGAAAAAGAACAATCGATGGAAAGACCGAAATGCAGACTCGACGCAAACGGCCGATTAAATCTGGAAGATATTTTATTGTCATTCAATGGACCAGTTAGTCAGGAACAAGCATGGGCATTGTGTTATCAAACGGCCAAGAGTTTGTCACGTTTACCAgacaacaatttttatgaacttTCACAGTTATCACAAATTGTCCTTCACAAGGATGGCGATGTTTGGCTTGACAATCTAATCG AATCAAAACAACCCCATGTTTCTGAGCAAAAG GCAGTGTTCTCATTGGGTATGATGATCTTCAAAACGCTTGATTTCGGCCTAGATGAACAAGAAGAAAGGCCATTGTCGCCAGATTTAGAAGCTCTTATCACATTAATGACTAGGGCAGATGAAG AATGTGAAGAAACGGAAGAACGTCCGCAGGAAACGGACGATGAAGGCATTGAGCGGGACTCTAGCGATGCTGATGTAGATGAATATTTAGTACAAAAAACGAATGATACATATGAAGAAAGGCATTTAATGtattcattaaaaaatgtaatgcaC TTATGCACCAGGCATATGCAAACGTCGGTTGAATCAGCTGAAGCTCATTACAAGGCTGTAATACGGGCATTTGTTGCCGAAGCTTTGGAACTGTCACAGTTTTTGGATACAGTGGCAGCTGATAAATTGCAAGCTAGTCAAAGGGAAGCTGCTAGTAATGGCAGCAATAAACAAAACTCAATGTCTGTTCAGAACCTTGATACATTAGATTTCATTGATTGG ACTGACATTAGGATTTGGAGGGCTATACAA GCTCGATTTTGGGTACAAGTTATTCAAGAGTTGAGAAAAGGAGTAAAACTGAAAAAGGTAGAAGCTAATTTGGGTTCATCAAAAAATACTACTCGTGGACGTGGGAAAGGTGCAGAATTTGAATTAACGCCTTACGAAATCTTGATGGATGACATCCGAGAGAGAAGATATCGTTTAAGGAAAACACCGTCACCAACGCCTCATTTGCGAAAGGACGCACATGCTGTTATCCTTGAATTTATTCGAAGTAGACCTCCATTAAAAAAG GCTTCGGAGAGACAATTACCACCACTTCAGAAGGAGTGGACTTTATGGGAATTACTCATGGAAAGCATTAAAAAACCACCTAATTTAAGATCATCGCGCAATAGATACGTTCCTAAGAATGAAAGAACGTCCCCCCAAAGTG GCGGTGAGTCTCGCATGATAGTCCTTGGTGAAGTTCCACCGTCGCAGCCAGAGCAGGAACAGGAATCCGCACAGGATGTGGCGGCACAATGGTTGCAAACAGAGGATCAAACAAATACTACAACTACAACAGCAGGCACAACTACAACCACAACAATGGGCACAACTACGACAAATGTGCCTCCTACAGCAAGTCGAACTAGAACAAATGTGCCACCGGTTCCACAACCACGACAAAGAATCAACAAACCTGACATTAGAGTGCCAGGAAACAGGAATCGTAAGTCGCGTAGAAGGCGCATTACGGTCGCAG AGTACATCCAGAGAAATGAAAATGAATCATCCACATCTTCAAGACCGCGAAGGGAGCAAGAAAATCTCGAAAATTCTTCAAACAAAAAGAAAGTTATTCACGTGGATTTTGATTTAAAG CTTGATGCCGAAGATGAGGATGACGACGAAGACTACAACGATGAACTTGCAGTAACAAAATTCGAAGAAGAAGATGAAACATCACACTATTGGCAACTTAAAGAAGGTTATTCGTTTGTAGATAGGGATAGTGCTCGTAATAGGCATAAAGATCATAGGGACGATGACGAAGCAGGCTCTGCAAATCCTTGGCGGAAAACGGGTGGGCTGCGTCTTACGAGAAACGAGTATCACCGATTTTGTGATGCTCAACTTGAAT CTTATGATCTCGCAACACAATGCCCATCTAGAAGAGCATCAGCTCGAAAACATGCAGCTAAGCGTAGTATAGCTCTTACAGCGCTAACTGGAACTACTTCTCTTCCTCATTCAAGACCTCAGAGTCGCCAGCACATAGGCGTGACTGAGTCGACAGTGAGTCAAGGCCCGAGTCCTAATATTAGTCTGAATCCTAGTCCTAGTTTGAGTCCTCAGCCAAGAGCAAGGCAACCACGTCGGTCGCATACCATTGCTGAAGGTACAAAAGATTCCGAAGATCAAAACGAAGACTGGCAAGATGACAAAGGACAG AAGCCTACATTAGGTGATATGTTCCTGGACGAAAGACTTTCTCTAACTCTTGAAGAGATTGTGCATATACGTAGTGTTCTTACCAAAGCCGAATTGGAATCTCTACCCGTAGAAGGGCGCGTGAAAGAAGATGTAGAAAAGAGACGGGTCTGTTTTCTTTGTTTGAAAACTAGATTTGGATTGTTAGGACCTTGGGGACAACGTTGTCGTTTGTGCGAAAGGACTGTATGTGTAAAATGTTACTCCAAA ATGCGAATTCCAACAGAGCATTTTGCCCACGTTCCAGTAGTTTTATTGTCGCCTGGTCTTCTTCTTTCCCCATCATCCTCAGAACCTGATACCAGCAAAAGTTCTTGGCTTAGAGGCAGCGGTGCAGCTGGATCTGCACCGGCATCACCAGCCTCTAGGCGTAAAGATTCGTCGTTGAAAAGTGTCACGCCATCATCAACGCCAACTACGACACCCGTTTTGATACTAACACCGACTTCTACACCGCCTTCTCACGCGCGCCGTGAAATGGAGAATCAAGAAAAAAG aagCTACAAAGGCAGCGGTAGTCCAGCAAACGTTTCATCACCGAAAGCATTTCCGACTTTTGCTAATCAAAGCTCGGAACAACGACTTGCCGCAGAACGATTGCGGGGTGTTTCTATGGTTGTCTGTCACGATTGTCGCATAATGGTTATACAAATAATTAAGAGTTCAAGAACCACACGGGCTACGATACGCAACAATGTTATATCACGACTTACTTTGAACCTCTCGCCAGCCTAcgtttaa
- the spir gene encoding spire type actin nucleation factor isoform X3: MTTHKENSASYEESLEISNDEKETIKNENEKEQSMERPKCRLDANGRLNLEDILLSFNGPVSQEQAWALCYQTAKSLSRLPDNNFYELSQLSQIVLHKDGDVWLDNLIESKQPHVSEQKAVFSLGMMIFKTLDFGLDEQEERPLSPDLEALITLMTRADEECEETEERPQETDDEGIERDSSDADVDEYLVQKTNDTYEERHLMYSLKNVMHLCTRHMQTSVESAEAHYKAVIRAFVAEALELSQFLDTVAADKLQASQREAASNGSNKQNSMSVQNLDTLDFIDWARFWVQVIQELRKGVKLKKVEANLGSSKNTTRGRGKGAEFELTPYEILMDDIRERRYRLRKTPSPTPHLRKDAHAVILEFIRSRPPLKKASERQLPPLQKEWTLWELLMESIKKPPNLRSSRNRYVPKNERTSPQSEYIQRNENESSTSSRPRREQENLENSSNKKKVIHVDFDLKLDAEDEDDDEDYNDELAVTKFEEEDETSHYWQLKEGYSFVDRDSARNRHKDHRDDDEAGSANPWRKTGGLRLTRNEYHRFCDAQLESYDLATQCPSRRASARKHAAKRSIALTALTGTTSLPHSRPQSRQHIGVTESTVSQGPSPNISLNPSPSLSPQPRARQPRRSHTIAEGTKDSEDQNEDWQDDKGQKPTLGDMFLDERLSLTLEEIVHIRSVLTKAELESLPVEGRVKEDVEKRRVCFLCLKTRFGLLGPWGQRCRLCERTVCVKCYSKMRIPTEHFAHVPVVLLSPGLLLSPSSSEPDTSKSSWLRGSGAAGSAPASPASRRKDSSLKSVTPSSTPTTTPVLILTPTSTPPSHARREMENQEKSFIFKKLYRSYKGSGSPANVSSPKAFPTFANQSSEQRLAAERLRGVSMVVCHDCRIMVIQIIKSSRTTRATIRNNVISRLTLNLSPAYV; this comes from the exons ATGACTACGCATAAGGAAAATTCTGCATCGTACGAAGAAAGTCTCGAAATATCTAACGATGAGAAGGAAACGATCAAGAATGAAAACGAAAAAGAACAATCGATGGAAAGACCGAAATGCAGACTCGACGCAAACGGCCGATTAAATCTGGAAGATATTTTATTGTCATTCAATGGACCAGTTAGTCAGGAACAAGCATGGGCATTGTGTTATCAAACGGCCAAGAGTTTGTCACGTTTACCAgacaacaatttttatgaacttTCACAGTTATCACAAATTGTCCTTCACAAGGATGGCGATGTTTGGCTTGACAATCTAATCG AATCAAAACAACCCCATGTTTCTGAGCAAAAG GCAGTGTTCTCATTGGGTATGATGATCTTCAAAACGCTTGATTTCGGCCTAGATGAACAAGAAGAAAGGCCATTGTCGCCAGATTTAGAAGCTCTTATCACATTAATGACTAGGGCAGATGAAG AATGTGAAGAAACGGAAGAACGTCCGCAGGAAACGGACGATGAAGGCATTGAGCGGGACTCTAGCGATGCTGATGTAGATGAATATTTAGTACAAAAAACGAATGATACATATGAAGAAAGGCATTTAATGtattcattaaaaaatgtaatgcaC TTATGCACCAGGCATATGCAAACGTCGGTTGAATCAGCTGAAGCTCATTACAAGGCTGTAATACGGGCATTTGTTGCCGAAGCTTTGGAACTGTCACAGTTTTTGGATACAGTGGCAGCTGATAAATTGCAAGCTAGTCAAAGGGAAGCTGCTAGTAATGGCAGCAATAAACAAAACTCAATGTCTGTTCAGAACCTTGATACATTAGATTTCATTGATTGG GCTCGATTTTGGGTACAAGTTATTCAAGAGTTGAGAAAAGGAGTAAAACTGAAAAAGGTAGAAGCTAATTTGGGTTCATCAAAAAATACTACTCGTGGACGTGGGAAAGGTGCAGAATTTGAATTAACGCCTTACGAAATCTTGATGGATGACATCCGAGAGAGAAGATATCGTTTAAGGAAAACACCGTCACCAACGCCTCATTTGCGAAAGGACGCACATGCTGTTATCCTTGAATTTATTCGAAGTAGACCTCCATTAAAAAAG GCTTCGGAGAGACAATTACCACCACTTCAGAAGGAGTGGACTTTATGGGAATTACTCATGGAAAGCATTAAAAAACCACCTAATTTAAGATCATCGCGCAATAGATACGTTCCTAAGAATGAAAGAACGTCCCCCCAAAGTG AGTACATCCAGAGAAATGAAAATGAATCATCCACATCTTCAAGACCGCGAAGGGAGCAAGAAAATCTCGAAAATTCTTCAAACAAAAAGAAAGTTATTCACGTGGATTTTGATTTAAAG CTTGATGCCGAAGATGAGGATGACGACGAAGACTACAACGATGAACTTGCAGTAACAAAATTCGAAGAAGAAGATGAAACATCACACTATTGGCAACTTAAAGAAGGTTATTCGTTTGTAGATAGGGATAGTGCTCGTAATAGGCATAAAGATCATAGGGACGATGACGAAGCAGGCTCTGCAAATCCTTGGCGGAAAACGGGTGGGCTGCGTCTTACGAGAAACGAGTATCACCGATTTTGTGATGCTCAACTTGAAT CTTATGATCTCGCAACACAATGCCCATCTAGAAGAGCATCAGCTCGAAAACATGCAGCTAAGCGTAGTATAGCTCTTACAGCGCTAACTGGAACTACTTCTCTTCCTCATTCAAGACCTCAGAGTCGCCAGCACATAGGCGTGACTGAGTCGACAGTGAGTCAAGGCCCGAGTCCTAATATTAGTCTGAATCCTAGTCCTAGTTTGAGTCCTCAGCCAAGAGCAAGGCAACCACGTCGGTCGCATACCATTGCTGAAGGTACAAAAGATTCCGAAGATCAAAACGAAGACTGGCAAGATGACAAAGGACAG AAGCCTACATTAGGTGATATGTTCCTGGACGAAAGACTTTCTCTAACTCTTGAAGAGATTGTGCATATACGTAGTGTTCTTACCAAAGCCGAATTGGAATCTCTACCCGTAGAAGGGCGCGTGAAAGAAGATGTAGAAAAGAGACGGGTCTGTTTTCTTTGTTTGAAAACTAGATTTGGATTGTTAGGACCTTGGGGACAACGTTGTCGTTTGTGCGAAAGGACTGTATGTGTAAAATGTTACTCCAAA ATGCGAATTCCAACAGAGCATTTTGCCCACGTTCCAGTAGTTTTATTGTCGCCTGGTCTTCTTCTTTCCCCATCATCCTCAGAACCTGATACCAGCAAAAGTTCTTGGCTTAGAGGCAGCGGTGCAGCTGGATCTGCACCGGCATCACCAGCCTCTAGGCGTAAAGATTCGTCGTTGAAAAGTGTCACGCCATCATCAACGCCAACTACGACACCCGTTTTGATACTAACACCGACTTCTACACCGCCTTCTCACGCGCGCCGTGAAATGGAGAATCAAGAAAAAAG ttttatatttaaaaaattatatagaagCTACAAAGGCAGCGGTAGTCCAGCAAACGTTTCATCACCGAAAGCATTTCCGACTTTTGCTAATCAAAGCTCGGAACAACGACTTGCCGCAGAACGATTGCGGGGTGTTTCTATGGTTGTCTGTCACGATTGTCGCATAATGGTTATACAAATAATTAAGAGTTCAAGAACCACACGGGCTACGATACGCAACAATGTTATATCACGACTTACTTTGAACCTCTCGCCAGCCTAcgtttaa